The following coding sequences lie in one Apium graveolens cultivar Ventura chromosome 1, ASM990537v1, whole genome shotgun sequence genomic window:
- the LOC141666918 gene encoding chaperone protein dnaJ A7A, chloroplastic-like gives MAIIPCGSTWVARCGVQPQKVIRGSATNKLSTHSLRFSKIRALAPSSSAMFSQDSLHMLFNSGPHNNPCNRRGSHLIVRASTDFYDVLGVSKNSSKSEIKSAYRKLARSYHPDVNKEAGAEAKFKEISNAYEVLSDDEKRSIYDRYGEAGLKGSGMGTGDFSNPFDLFESLFEGMGGMGGGGGRGSRSRATEGEDQIYNLVLNFKEAVFGIEKEIEITRLESCGTCNGSGAKPGSSPSRCSTCGGQGQVVQSARTPLGVFQQVMTCSSCGGTGEISSPCNTCSGEGRVRKSKRISLKVPAGVDGGSRLRVRSEGNSGKRGGPPGDLFVLIDVMPDPVLKRDDTNILFTSKISYIDAILGTTMKVPTVDGMVDLKVPAGTQPGTTLVMAKKGVPFLNKSNRRGDQLVRVQVEIPKRLSGEEKKLIEELSNLNDAKAVNSSRR, from the exons ATGGCAATTATACCTTGTGGAAGTACATGGGTAGCCCGGTGTGGAGTTCAACCTCAAAAAGTAATAAGAGGTTCTGCCACAAACAAGTTATCAACACATTCTCTTCG TTTCTCCAAGATTCGAGCATTGGCACCTTCTAGTTCAGCCATGTTTTCTCAAGATTCATTGCACATGTTATTTAACAGTGGACCACATAATAATCCATGTAATCGTAGGGGAAGTCATCTCATTGTTAGAGCTAGTACT GACTTCTATGATGTTCTCGGTGTGTCAAAAAACTCGAGCAAATCAGAAATTAAGAGTG CGTATCGGAAGCTTGCCAGGAGTTACCACCCTGATGTGAATAA AGAGGCTGGTGCAGAAGCAAAGTTTAAGGAAATAAGCAATGCCTATGAG GTTCTATCAGATGATGAAAAGCGCTCCATATATGATAGGTATGGAGAGGCTGGACTTAAAGGTTCTGGAATGGGAACCGGG GATTTTAGCAACCCCTTTGATCTTTTTGAGTCATTATTTGAAGGCATGGGCGGCATGGGTGGTGGTGGAGGAAGAGGCTCTCGAAGTAGGGCAACTGAAGGTGAAGACCAGATATACAATCTGGTTTTAAATTTCAAAGAAGCTGTTTTTGGAATTGAAAAGGAGATTGAAATAACTCGACTTGAGAGCTGTGGCACATGTAATGGATCTGGGGCAAAGCCAGGGAGTAGTCCATCCAGATGTAGCACTTGTGGCGGGCAAGGGCAAGTTGTCCAATCAGCTAGAACTCCACTGGGTGTCTTCCAGCAGGTGATGACCTGCTCTTCTTGTGGTGGGACTGGGGAAATTTCTAGCCCCTGCAACACATGTAGCGGAGAGGGACGGGTAAGGAAGTCGAAGAGGATTAGCCTGAAAGTTCCTGCTGGTGTAGATGGTGGCAGTCGTCTGAGAGTCCGGTCAGAAGGTAATTCAGGAAAGAGAGGTGGACCTCCCGGAGACCTATTTGTGCTCATTGATGTGATGCCAGATCCAGTACTAAAACGAGATGACACAAATATTCTTTTCACTAGCAAGATTTCCTACATTGATGCTATTTTAGGAACAACAATGAAGGTTCCCACAGTTGATGGGATGGTAGATCTGAAGGTTCCTGCAGGTACCCAACCTGGAACGACTTTAGTGATGGCAAAAAAAGGTGTACCTTTTCTAAACAAAAGCAATAGGAGGGGTGATCAACTGGTGAGAGTGCAAGTGGAGATACCTAAACGGTTAAGTGGGGAAGAGAAAAAGCTAATTGAAGAACTTTCCAACCTGAATGACGCCAAAGCTGTCAACAGCAGCAGGAGGTAA
- the LOC141666911 gene encoding 7-deoxyloganetin glucosyltransferase-like, with the protein MIEQKIDMGLMTEANNRPHALCIPYPAQGHINPMLKLAKLLHQKGFHISFVNTDFNRNRLIKSGGPNALDGLPDFRFYSIPDGLPPSDPDATQDIPTLCKYTPINCDAPFKELIAKLNDSSVSGVPPVTCIVSDGIMAFTLKTAEEYGIPGVLFWTTSACGLLAYTQYHQLVERGYTPLKDAAYVTNGYLDTKIDWAPGMKNMKLKDFPSFVRTTDPNDFMLNFVITETALVPKAHALILNTFDTLEQEVLDAISTSQPHTYSIGPLHLMMNQIQDNRLMSISSSLWKEDVTSYIDWLDKKEPNSVVYVNFGSITVMTAKQLTEFAWGLASSKKQFLWIVRPDIVAGETAMFPPEFVAETRGRGMLANWCSQEQVLMHPAIGGFLTHSGWNSTLESIASGVPLICWPFFAEQQTNCKYSCVEWEIGMEIDNNVKRDKIEELVRELMDGEKGKEMRKNALEWKKKAEAAARPGGSSSLYLDKLVDEVLLPK; encoded by the exons ATGATAGAACAAAAGATTGACATGGGCTTAATGACAGAAGCAAACAATAGGCCTCATGCCTTGTGTATTCCATACCCTGCACAAGGTCACATTAATCCAATGCTAAAACTGGCCAAGCTTCTTCACCAGAAGGGCTTTCATATCTCATTTGTCAACACTGACTTTAATCGCAATCGTCTGATCAAATCTGGGGGTCCGAATGCCCTTGATGGCTTGCCTGACTTTCGCTTTTACTCTATCCCTGACGGTCTACCACCCTCAGATCCCGATGCAACTCAAGACATTCCTACGCTGTGCAAGTACACTCCAATCAACTGTGATGCTCCTTTCAAAGAGCTTATTGCCAAACTCAACGATTCTTCAGTCTCAGGGGTACCACCAGTGACATGTATTGTTTCTGATGGGATCATGGCCTTCACTCTTAAAACTGCGGAAGAGTATGGTATACCTGGAGTGCTGTTTTGGACAACAAGTGCTTGCGGTCTCCTAGCATATACGCAGTATCACCAACTTGTCGAGAGAGGCTATACGCCACTAAAAG ATGCAGCCTATGTAACAAATGGCTATTTAGATACAAAAATTGATTGGGCTCCGGGAATGAAAAACATGAAATTGAAGGATTTTCCTAGTTTTGTCAGAACTACTGACCCGAATGATTTCATGCTCAACTTCGTTATAACTGAGACAGCACTGGTTCCAAAAGCTCATGCGCTTATTTTGAACACATTTGACACTCTTGAACAGGAAGTTTTGGATGCAATTTCCACCAGTCAACCTCATACGTATAGCATTGGGCCGCTGCACTTAATGATGAACCAAATTCAGGACAATAGACTTATGTCCATCAGCTCAAGCTTGTGGAAAGAAGACGTTACAAGCtacattgattggcttgacaaaAAAGAACCAAACTCAGttgtttatgtgaattttggtagTATCACCGTCATGACTGCTAAACAGCTCACTGAATTTGCATGGGGCTTAGCTAGCAGCAAGAAACAATTCTTGTGGATAGTCAGGCCGGATATAGTTGCCGGTGAGACAGCCATGTTTCCACCAGAGTTTGTGGCTGAAACGAGAGGAAGAGGCATGTTGGCAAACTGGTGCTCTCAAGAACAAGTCCTAATGCACCCTGCTATTGGAGGTTTTTTGACACATAGTGGGTGGAATTCGACTCTTGAAAGCATTGCAAGTGGTGTGCCGTTGATTTGCTGGCCATTTTTTGCAGAACAACAGACCAACTGCAAGTATAGTTGTGTGGAATGGGAAATTGGAATGGAGATCGATAATAATGTCAAGCGAGATAAAATAGAGGAGTTGGTGAGAGAGCTGATGGATGGTGAGAAGGGAAAGGAAATGAGGAAGAATGCATTGGAGTGGAAAAAGAAAGCTGAAGCAGCTGCTCGCCCTGGTGGTTCTTCTTCACTATATTTAGACAAATTGGTTGATGAGGTGCTACTGCCAAAGTAA